One Microlunatus soli genomic window carries:
- a CDS encoding MarR family winged helix-turn-helix transcriptional regulator, giving the protein MRDEVDGLVEAWQRERPDLDVTPMAVLSRVTRLAHYLDRQRRISFSRHDLESWEFDVLAALRRSGEPYQLSPGQLLRETMVTSGTMTNRVDRLTARGLVTRTDHPDDRRGVLVRLTTDGKQSVDAAIEDLMQAEQQILAVLPAAQRSQLAEALRRLIAPYDSNGQI; this is encoded by the coding sequence CTGCGCGACGAGGTCGACGGCCTGGTCGAGGCGTGGCAACGCGAACGCCCCGACCTGGATGTGACCCCGATGGCGGTGCTGTCCCGGGTCACCCGACTGGCGCACTACCTCGATCGGCAACGCCGGATCTCCTTCAGCCGCCATGATCTGGAGTCCTGGGAATTCGACGTGCTGGCGGCGTTGCGGCGCTCCGGTGAGCCCTATCAGCTCTCCCCCGGCCAACTGCTCCGCGAGACGATGGTCACCTCCGGCACGATGACCAACCGGGTGGATCGGCTCACCGCGCGCGGACTGGTCACCCGGACCGATCACCCCGACGATCGCCGCGGCGTCCTGGTCCGGCTGACCACCGACGGCAAGCAGTCGGTGGACGCCGCGATCGAGGACCTGATGCAGGCCGAGCAACAGATCCTCGCCGTGCTGCCGGCGGCCCAACGCAGTCAGCTCGCCGAAGCGCTGCGTCGACTGATCGCCCCGTACGACAGCAACGGGCAGATCTGA
- a CDS encoding ring-opening amidohydrolase, giving the protein MSEETSLAVDAVRIPMEHPRDTAGLAELVSEGRIDPDKIIAVTGKTISSTSVENSRVDADRAVRAFLVEQGSRSAREIDAIPMIFTAGIAGLLTPQIVVFSRYRADSTADGSGRLAIGTARSAIMRPEWTGGLQVVRAIADTVRGAARDAGIRPSEIEYVVGKAYHPVLEEIQRARERHDIPAVDDATVFRTTSGSAGLGIAVATEGLELSDPAVIGDLDVWTGRSAVSANAWEPVGGDGPHTQLIAFGNRADAAGRLRVGHAVMADLLDVHALPRALRSAGLDVGDGPLTEDQQRRVVSVYAKISGAPRGRLRGRRQVTENPGYDAKTAVGGMLAGWLQDTLIWISASAVQQGPPGGGTLGVIVDVG; this is encoded by the coding sequence GTGTCTGAGGAAACGTCGCTCGCCGTCGATGCGGTCCGAATCCCGATGGAGCATCCGCGCGACACCGCCGGACTGGCCGAACTGGTGTCCGAAGGGCGGATCGATCCGGACAAGATCATCGCGGTCACCGGAAAGACGATCTCCAGCACGTCGGTGGAGAACAGCAGGGTCGACGCCGACCGTGCCGTCCGGGCCTTCCTGGTCGAGCAGGGCAGCCGATCGGCTCGTGAGATCGACGCGATCCCGATGATCTTCACCGCCGGCATCGCGGGACTGTTGACACCTCAGATCGTCGTCTTCAGCCGGTACCGGGCCGATTCGACCGCCGATGGCTCCGGCCGGCTGGCCATCGGCACCGCACGATCGGCGATCATGCGCCCCGAATGGACCGGGGGACTGCAGGTCGTCCGGGCCATTGCCGACACGGTACGCGGCGCCGCTCGCGACGCCGGGATTCGCCCGAGCGAGATCGAGTACGTCGTCGGCAAGGCCTATCACCCCGTCCTGGAAGAGATCCAGCGTGCGCGGGAGCGCCACGACATCCCTGCGGTCGACGATGCCACCGTCTTCCGCACGACCAGTGGCAGTGCCGGACTCGGCATCGCGGTCGCAACCGAGGGTCTGGAACTCTCCGATCCAGCGGTGATCGGCGACCTCGACGTCTGGACCGGACGCTCGGCCGTGTCGGCCAACGCCTGGGAGCCGGTGGGCGGTGACGGCCCGCACACCCAGCTGATCGCGTTCGGCAACCGCGCCGACGCAGCCGGTCGGCTACGCGTCGGGCACGCCGTGATGGCAGACCTGCTCGACGTCCACGCGCTGCCACGAGCACTCCGGTCGGCCGGCCTCGACGTCGGGGACGGACCACTCACCGAAGATCAACAACGGCGGGTGGTCTCGGTCTATGCCAAGATCAGCGGCGCTCCCCGGGGCAGGCTCCGGGGGCGGCGCCAGGTCACCGAGAACCCCGGCTACGACGCCAAGACAGCGGTCGGCGGGATGCTCGCCGGCTGGCTGCAGGACACTCTGATCTGGATCTCGGCTTCGGCCGTCCAACAGGGACCTCCCGGCGGCGGCACCCTGGGAGTCATCGTCGACGTCGGATGA
- a CDS encoding low temperature requirement protein A yields MPSPTGPLIRAIRPRDPDEQHRVATPLELLTDLCFVVAVAQTSVQLHHAFVEGEIAHGLIGFAMAFMAIWWTWLNFTWFASAYDNDDVIYRLLTILQIVGSLIIAAGVEAMFDGHFTIAVIGYIVMRVALVAQWLRAARQDPGRAITCRRYAVGIIAVQVLWVIFLFLPSQAAIPVWVLIMLCEFAVPVFAERRVPTTWHPHHVAERYSLFFIIVLGEVILSTMTSIQQVLAAPEQGGHGGEAGQEVQSWTFEHPEVLIVATSGVAIVFSLWWLYFSRSAAATLIRFRMTGSGQSYLWGYGHYLIFASAAAIGAGLGARVDYWNHEGEVSALGSAALITGAVAILMTALWVLHLRFHDASWRTVVPFAVAVVAVLGSTFTPVPELITAVICIVLLIIEVRFAGLVNTAE; encoded by the coding sequence ATGCCGAGCCCCACCGGCCCGCTGATCCGGGCCATCCGACCGCGCGACCCCGACGAACAGCACCGGGTCGCGACACCGCTGGAACTGTTGACCGACCTGTGCTTCGTCGTTGCGGTGGCGCAGACCTCGGTGCAGTTGCATCACGCCTTCGTCGAAGGTGAGATCGCACACGGGCTGATCGGTTTCGCGATGGCCTTCATGGCGATCTGGTGGACCTGGTTGAACTTCACCTGGTTCGCATCCGCTTACGACAACGACGACGTGATCTATCGGTTGTTGACGATCCTGCAGATCGTCGGTTCGTTGATCATCGCGGCCGGCGTGGAGGCGATGTTCGACGGGCACTTCACGATCGCCGTCATCGGCTACATCGTGATGCGCGTCGCTCTGGTGGCGCAATGGCTGAGGGCGGCTCGACAGGATCCGGGTCGGGCGATCACCTGTCGCCGATACGCCGTCGGCATCATCGCGGTCCAAGTGCTCTGGGTGATCTTCCTCTTCCTGCCGTCCCAGGCAGCGATCCCGGTCTGGGTGCTGATCATGCTCTGCGAGTTCGCTGTCCCGGTCTTCGCCGAGCGGCGGGTGCCGACCACCTGGCACCCGCACCACGTCGCCGAGCGGTACAGCCTGTTCTTCATCATCGTGCTCGGCGAGGTGATCCTGTCCACCATGACCTCGATCCAGCAGGTGCTGGCGGCGCCGGAGCAGGGCGGCCACGGCGGTGAAGCGGGTCAGGAGGTACAGAGCTGGACCTTCGAGCACCCGGAGGTGTTGATCGTTGCAACCTCGGGGGTGGCGATCGTCTTCAGCCTGTGGTGGCTGTACTTCTCGCGCAGCGCGGCGGCGACCCTGATCCGGTTCCGGATGACCGGCAGCGGGCAGTCCTACCTGTGGGGCTACGGTCACTATCTGATCTTCGCCTCGGCTGCCGCGATCGGCGCCGGGCTCGGAGCACGGGTCGACTACTGGAACCACGAGGGAGAGGTCTCGGCGCTGGGTTCGGCGGCACTGATCACCGGTGCGGTGGCGATCCTGATGACCGCGTTGTGGGTCCTGCATCTGCGTTTCCACGACGCGAGTTGGCGCACCGTGGTCCCGTTTGCGGTCGCGGTGGTTGCCGTCCTCGGCTCCACCTTCACCCCGGTGCCGGAACTGATCACCGCCGTGATCTGCATCGTGCTGTTGATCATCGAAGTCCGATTCGCCGGCCTGGTGAACACCGCGGAGTAG
- a CDS encoding glycoside hydrolase family 35 protein — protein sequence MTTERIEISYAQDHFLRNDERHQIISGALHYFRIPAALWEDRLRRLRALGCNTVETYVAWNFHQPHAARPADFTGDRDLGRFLDLAASLDLDILVRPGPYICAEWDNGGLPAWLLDDHRALDALRTSDPGYLDHVDNWFDTLLPIIVRRQADRGGRVVGVQVENEYGSYGNDHDYLAHLRDGLIERGVSVMLFTSDGPSTLMLSGGRVPQTLATVNFGSRQQEAFALLDSQQPDRPGICMEFWNGWFDHWGTEHHSRDADDAAAELQAMLAAGRSVNLYMAHGGTSFGTWAGANLGPDGDLQPTITSYDYDAPIAEDGRSTDKFEAFRRVIAEHTGLEPDRLPEPGPVLAERTVPVTESVALDAVLDQLDAVPSPTPERFERLGLHHGVTRYRTSIAGPIAGRVSLSGLADLADIVVDGSVVGRLGRSAIDAAYPAAADHGVDLELADGDHRLDVVVHSLGRVNFGPGLGDRKGLGSVRLDYQHLFGFEQAALDLTALPDLSTAPWAAPTDAAGFFRTTVTVDTTGDSYLELPGWQHGYLFLNGFNLGRYWNTVAPQRTLYAPAPLWRQGANELVILEFGHPGRELALRSTPDLG from the coding sequence GTGACTACCGAGCGCATCGAAATCAGCTACGCCCAAGATCATTTCCTCCGTAACGACGAACGCCACCAGATCATCTCCGGCGCACTGCACTACTTCCGCATCCCCGCGGCGCTCTGGGAGGACCGGCTGCGCCGGCTGCGGGCGCTCGGTTGCAACACCGTCGAGACCTATGTCGCCTGGAACTTCCACCAGCCGCACGCCGCCCGGCCGGCCGACTTCACCGGTGATCGCGACCTCGGCCGGTTCCTCGATCTGGCCGCGTCCCTGGATCTGGACATCCTGGTCCGTCCCGGGCCGTACATCTGCGCCGAATGGGACAACGGCGGTCTACCGGCGTGGTTACTCGATGATCATCGGGCGCTCGACGCCTTGCGCACCAGCGACCCCGGATACCTTGATCATGTCGACAACTGGTTCGACACGCTGCTGCCGATCATCGTCCGCCGGCAGGCAGATCGTGGCGGACGAGTGGTCGGCGTCCAGGTGGAGAACGAGTACGGCAGTTACGGCAATGATCATGACTACCTGGCCCACCTGCGGGACGGCCTGATCGAACGTGGCGTCTCAGTGATGCTCTTCACCTCCGACGGACCGAGCACCCTGATGCTGTCCGGCGGCCGGGTGCCTCAGACGCTGGCCACCGTCAACTTCGGTTCCCGGCAACAGGAGGCGTTCGCCCTGCTGGACAGCCAGCAGCCGGACCGGCCCGGGATATGCATGGAATTCTGGAACGGTTGGTTCGACCACTGGGGCACCGAACATCACAGCCGGGATGCCGACGACGCGGCCGCCGAACTTCAGGCGATGCTGGCCGCAGGCCGCTCGGTCAACCTCTACATGGCTCACGGCGGCACCAGCTTCGGCACCTGGGCCGGCGCCAATCTCGGCCCGGACGGCGATCTGCAGCCGACGATCACCAGCTACGACTACGACGCTCCGATCGCCGAGGACGGCCGGTCGACCGACAAGTTCGAGGCGTTCCGCCGGGTGATCGCCGAGCACACCGGCCTCGAACCGGACCGACTCCCCGAACCGGGGCCCGTCCTGGCCGAACGGACCGTGCCGGTCACCGAGTCGGTCGCCCTGGACGCCGTTCTTGATCAACTCGACGCGGTCCCCAGCCCGACCCCCGAACGGTTCGAACGACTCGGCCTGCACCACGGTGTGACGCGCTACCGGACCAGCATCGCCGGGCCGATCGCCGGCCGGGTCAGCCTCAGCGGTCTGGCCGATCTGGCCGACATCGTGGTCGACGGATCCGTTGTCGGTCGTCTCGGCCGATCCGCCATCGACGCCGCGTACCCGGCGGCCGCTGACCATGGCGTCGACCTCGAACTGGCTGACGGTGATCATCGTCTGGATGTGGTGGTGCATTCGCTGGGCCGGGTCAACTTCGGACCGGGACTCGGCGACCGGAAAGGGCTCGGCTCGGTCCGGTTGGACTACCAGCATCTGTTCGGGTTCGAGCAGGCGGCCCTCGATCTGACCGCGCTGCCCGACCTGTCGACCGCGCCGTGGGCAGCACCGACGGACGCCGCCGGATTCTTCCGGACAACCGTCACCGTCGACACCACCGGCGACAGCTATCTCGAACTGCCGGGCTGGCAGCACGGCTACCTGTTCCTGAACGGCTTCAACCTCGGCCGCTACTGGAACACCGTCGCACCGCAACGCACCCTCTACGCCCCCGCACCGCTGTGGCGACAGGGGGCCAACGAATTGGTGATCTTGGAGTTCGGCCACCCCGGCCGAGAGCTGGCCCTCCGCTCCACCCCCGATCTCGGCTGA
- a CDS encoding FAD-dependent oxidoreductase: MTVDDDAMVSAAISRDLRSRYGADYRIVRATSGDQALAALAKLALRNQPVALIASDQRMPGMTGIQMLEQSRSQAPTAKFLLLTAYADTEVAIRAINDIGLDYYLLKPWEPPAERLYPIIDDLLDDWREANPDHSADVRVVGHRWSDRSHEVKNFLARNHVPYQWYDIERSAAGQQLGDLAEASVTDLPLVLIPDGDTLRAPSNLDLADALGLRTTARQPLYDLCIVGGGPAGLAAAVYAASEGLSTVIVEREAPGGQAGQSAAIENYLGFPRGLTGADLTHRAVAQVGRFGAEMVLARSVIGIETRGPVHAVLSDGAGDLEARAVLVATGVSYRQLAATGISELNGRGVYYGATASEASQCQGDDVYVVGAANSAGQAVLNLARFAKRVVLVVRGPDLERGMSRYLIERITAAENVEVRCRSEVVGCRGDGHLESVTLLDNGSGRTEEIATSWLFIFIGASPHTGWLGSEVVRDDKGFVVTGPELLGSHDQQHWPLSRPPYALETSVPGLFAAGDVRLDSMKRVASAVGEGAMAVYLVHQYLATI; the protein is encoded by the coding sequence ATGACGGTGGACGACGACGCGATGGTCTCGGCCGCGATCTCGCGTGATCTACGCAGCAGGTACGGCGCCGACTACCGGATCGTCCGGGCGACGTCGGGCGACCAGGCGCTGGCGGCGCTGGCGAAACTGGCACTGCGCAACCAGCCGGTGGCGCTGATCGCGTCCGACCAACGGATGCCGGGGATGACCGGCATCCAGATGTTGGAGCAGAGCCGCAGTCAGGCCCCGACCGCCAAGTTCTTGTTGCTGACCGCCTATGCCGACACCGAGGTCGCTATCCGGGCGATCAACGACATCGGCCTGGACTACTACCTGCTCAAGCCGTGGGAACCGCCGGCCGAACGGCTCTATCCGATCATCGACGACCTGCTGGACGACTGGCGCGAGGCCAACCCCGATCACAGTGCCGACGTCCGGGTGGTCGGTCATCGTTGGTCCGACCGCAGTCACGAGGTCAAGAACTTCTTGGCCCGCAACCATGTGCCTTACCAGTGGTATGACATCGAGCGCAGCGCGGCGGGGCAACAGCTCGGTGATCTTGCGGAGGCATCGGTGACCGACCTGCCGCTGGTGCTGATCCCGGATGGCGACACCCTGCGGGCACCGTCCAATCTTGATCTTGCCGACGCGCTCGGCCTGCGCACCACAGCCCGGCAACCGTTGTACGACCTGTGCATCGTCGGCGGCGGGCCGGCCGGGCTCGCTGCTGCGGTGTATGCGGCCTCGGAGGGGCTGAGCACCGTCATCGTCGAGCGGGAGGCGCCCGGCGGCCAGGCAGGCCAGAGTGCGGCGATCGAGAACTATCTCGGGTTCCCGCGCGGGCTGACCGGTGCGGACCTGACCCACCGTGCGGTGGCCCAGGTCGGACGCTTCGGTGCCGAGATGGTGCTGGCACGATCGGTGATCGGCATCGAGACCAGGGGACCGGTCCATGCGGTGCTGTCCGACGGAGCGGGAGATCTGGAGGCTCGCGCGGTGCTGGTCGCCACCGGCGTCTCCTACCGGCAGCTCGCGGCGACGGGGATCAGCGAGCTCAACGGTCGCGGGGTGTATTACGGAGCGACCGCCAGTGAGGCCAGCCAATGCCAGGGTGACGACGTGTACGTGGTCGGTGCCGCCAACTCGGCCGGTCAGGCCGTGCTCAATCTCGCCCGATTCGCCAAACGGGTGGTGCTGGTGGTTCGCGGACCCGACCTGGAGCGCGGCATGTCGCGCTACCTGATCGAACGCATCACCGCGGCCGAGAACGTCGAGGTGCGCTGCCGCAGCGAGGTCGTCGGCTGTCGTGGCGACGGCCATCTGGAATCGGTCACCCTGCTGGACAACGGATCCGGTCGCACCGAGGAGATCGCGACGAGTTGGCTGTTCATCTTCATCGGAGCCTCACCGCACACCGGCTGGCTGGGCTCGGAGGTCGTCCGCGACGACAAGGGATTCGTCGTCACCGGCCCTGAGCTGCTCGGATCCCATGATCAACAACACTGGCCGTTGAGCCGACCGCCGTACGCGTTGGAGACCAGTGTGCCGGGGCTGTTCGCCGCCGGTGACGTCCGGCTGGATTCGATGAAACGCGTCGCCTCGGCGGTCGGTGAGGGCGCGATGGCGGTGTACCTGGTGCACCAGTATCTGGCGACGATCTGA
- a CDS encoding ferredoxin, whose translation MDDGSEVRVIADREVCIGSGMCTFAVPEVFEQSEQDGTVVLLQEQPAEGLIADVEDAVRSCPSQALRIESAER comes from the coding sequence ATGGACGACGGTTCCGAGGTCCGGGTGATCGCGGATCGGGAGGTCTGCATCGGCAGCGGGATGTGCACCTTCGCGGTCCCGGAGGTGTTCGAGCAGAGCGAGCAGGACGGCACCGTGGTGCTGCTCCAGGAGCAGCCGGCCGAGGGTTTGATCGCCGATGTCGAGGACGCCGTGCGATCCTGTCCCTCGCAGGCCCTGCGGATCGAGTCCGCTGAGCGCTAG
- a CDS encoding HAD family hydrolase, whose translation MNRREVGRRVVFWDFDGTLARRDGMWAGALVDALALLGPTDVTADDLRPHLRGGFPWHRPEVVVGPLEATAWWRRLSARLIGAYRAVGVDPDTATAATALVGEQYYRLDAWQLIDGARPALQLVQAAGYTNVVLSNHGPELPELVTTLGLGDLIATVITSALVGAEKPNPMIFEHARTVSGAGADCWMIGDNPIADVAGAESVGIRAVLADGVYPDARGMTVLRAAEHVVGTGARGA comes from the coding sequence GTGAATCGGCGGGAAGTCGGGCGACGCGTGGTGTTCTGGGACTTCGACGGCACCCTGGCGCGCCGGGACGGGATGTGGGCCGGTGCACTGGTCGACGCGCTCGCTCTGCTCGGACCGACCGACGTGACCGCCGACGATCTCAGACCCCACCTACGGGGCGGCTTCCCGTGGCACCGACCGGAGGTCGTCGTCGGACCGCTCGAGGCCACGGCCTGGTGGCGTCGACTGTCGGCGCGGCTGATCGGCGCCTACCGTGCCGTCGGGGTCGATCCTGACACGGCGACGGCGGCCACAGCGCTGGTCGGTGAGCAGTACTACCGGCTGGACGCCTGGCAGCTGATCGACGGCGCTCGCCCCGCACTGCAGCTGGTGCAGGCGGCCGGTTACACCAATGTCGTGCTCAGCAACCATGGGCCGGAACTGCCTGAGCTGGTGACGACACTGGGGCTCGGCGACCTGATCGCCACGGTCATCACTTCCGCGCTGGTCGGAGCGGAGAAGCCGAATCCGATGATCTTCGAGCACGCCCGGACCGTCAGCGGCGCTGGCGCGGACTGCTGGATGATCGGAGACAATCCGATCGCCGATGTCGCCGGCGCCGAGTCGGTGGGCATCCGCGCCGTGCTGGCCGACGGTGTCTATCCCGATGCCCGCGGGATGACGGTGCTGCGGGCCGCCGAACATGTCGTCGGCACCGGCGCTCGTGGGGCCTGA
- a CDS encoding ATP-binding protein has product MQLDDLRPLGLFDGLSDRQLEELLASGDAIPVEPGVELFTEGQPADFWWVLVSGAIELHRRTGREDSVVGRMDVPGRWAGGFRAWDPQGRYLASGRGVTDGVVLRVPSSALADLTVAWFPFAHHLIDGVYGTARSIEATARQRESLVTLGTLAAGLAHELNNPAAAAMRAVDALEDACRTLLSSLGRLAGGEITARQFTALDQLRQQAEPQRPITDPLLIADQEDALSDWLADHGVERDWLVAPPLAAAGVDTAWCERAATILPDAALGPGLEWVASTFSAITLLSEVKESTGRVSELVSAVRSYSQMDRGSLQRIDLTDGLESTLVMLSHKLRGVEVVRQYDPAVPEIEAYAGELNQVWTNLIDNAVDAMAGEGTLRVGTTVDGDHVMIEIGDSGPGMPAEVEARAFDAFYTTKDVGKGTGLGLDIARRIVVERHGGTITIDTRPGATVLRVRLPLTPPLA; this is encoded by the coding sequence ATGCAGCTCGACGATCTGCGGCCGCTCGGCCTGTTCGACGGACTCTCCGACCGTCAGCTCGAAGAGTTGCTGGCCTCCGGCGACGCGATACCCGTCGAGCCCGGGGTCGAGCTGTTCACCGAAGGGCAGCCCGCCGACTTCTGGTGGGTGCTGGTGAGTGGCGCGATCGAGCTGCACCGGCGCACCGGCCGAGAGGACTCCGTCGTCGGTCGGATGGACGTACCGGGTCGGTGGGCCGGCGGGTTCCGGGCCTGGGATCCGCAGGGTCGTTATCTGGCCAGCGGTCGTGGCGTGACCGACGGCGTCGTGCTCCGGGTGCCGTCGTCGGCGCTGGCCGACCTGACCGTTGCGTGGTTCCCGTTCGCCCATCACCTGATCGACGGCGTGTACGGCACCGCCCGGAGCATCGAGGCAACCGCCCGGCAGCGGGAGTCCCTGGTCACCTTGGGCACCCTCGCCGCCGGTCTGGCACACGAGCTCAACAATCCGGCGGCCGCTGCGATGCGTGCCGTCGATGCCCTCGAGGACGCATGTCGCACCCTGTTGTCCTCCCTCGGCCGGCTCGCCGGCGGGGAGATCACCGCCCGGCAGTTCACCGCTCTTGATCAACTCCGTCAGCAGGCCGAACCGCAGCGGCCGATCACCGACCCGCTGCTGATCGCCGATCAGGAGGACGCGCTGTCGGACTGGTTGGCCGATCACGGCGTCGAACGGGATTGGCTGGTTGCGCCGCCGCTGGCCGCGGCCGGTGTCGATACCGCCTGGTGTGAACGCGCCGCAACGATTCTGCCGGATGCCGCCCTCGGCCCGGGCCTGGAGTGGGTGGCCAGTACGTTCTCGGCCATCACCCTATTGTCGGAGGTGAAGGAATCCACCGGTCGAGTCTCCGAGCTGGTCTCTGCGGTCCGGTCCTACTCGCAGATGGATCGTGGATCGCTGCAGCGCATCGACCTCACCGACGGCCTGGAGAGCACCCTGGTGATGCTCAGCCACAAGCTCCGCGGTGTCGAGGTGGTCCGGCAGTACGACCCCGCCGTGCCCGAGATCGAGGCGTACGCCGGTGAGCTCAATCAGGTTTGGACCAATCTGATCGACAACGCGGTCGACGCCATGGCCGGGGAGGGAACGCTGCGGGTCGGCACCACGGTGGACGGTGATCACGTCATGATCGAGATCGGTGACAGCGGACCGGGAATGCCGGCCGAGGTCGAGGCCCGCGCGTTCGACGCCTTCTACACAACCAAAGACGTCGGCAAGGGCACCGGGCTGGGCCTCGACATCGCTCGGCGGATCGTCGTGGAGCGGCACGGCGGAACGATCACCATCGACACCCGTCCGGGTGCGACGGTGTTGCGTGTCCGGCTGCCGCTGACACCGCCGCTCGCCTGA
- a CDS encoding patatin-like phospholipase family protein, with product MIYPRALAALAERYRLRGIGGTSAGAMAAAVAAAAEYGRTTGGGGFDLFDDIPTELGGGGLLRLFQPERETRPLFRLLLALTGGDRPEGRTVPSKIIGTLAAALSGYPLVATLAALPGLAVILLGALVAGPWAVLLGAVLLVIIELIALPVAILRNLSRDVPANNFGICTGLSTGTGEPAVTEWLQSKINIAAGLTADDPPLTFGQLWTAGHRAPAGGPDDAVRAALQDPTRRAIDLRVITTCLSESRPYELPFESTRFFYDADEWRRIFPASVLAALQAAPASRTPQDRDPVAWQSEHDQALQHSPGLRRLPDAEHLPIVVAVRMSLSMPMMISAVPLWAVERTDLGGNPRLDPTGPRHFEHVWFSDGGLSSNFPVQLFDAALPTRPTYAINLQSFPPGVQPAIDETDDARDAVEWAQDNADGLAPKIARWPSRGLAAILGFFGAIYTSSSSWQDNTQLNFPGFRDRIVRVLQTAREGGINLAMSDATIERLAGRGEYAAQAIMDQFDQPHYPPLVDGRPTRTGWDNHRWVRYRALLSVLPAWAESYRLGRAVLGDDLVADPPSYRFTDADEARLAAELDRTMARLAQLVDQADPQTVAALAAQPRPVGAIRRVPQI from the coding sequence GTGATCTATCCGCGGGCGCTGGCAGCACTGGCCGAGCGGTATCGGCTGCGCGGCATCGGAGGCACTTCGGCGGGCGCGATGGCGGCGGCGGTGGCTGCCGCCGCTGAGTACGGCAGGACGACCGGTGGTGGCGGTTTCGACCTGTTCGACGACATCCCGACCGAACTCGGCGGTGGCGGTTTGCTGCGGTTGTTCCAGCCGGAACGGGAGACGCGACCGTTGTTCCGGCTGTTGCTCGCGCTGACCGGTGGTGATCGTCCGGAGGGGAGGACGGTCCCGAGCAAGATCATCGGCACTCTGGCCGCCGCCCTCAGCGGATATCCGTTGGTCGCCACGCTGGCCGCACTGCCCGGGTTGGCAGTGATCCTGTTGGGTGCACTGGTCGCGGGACCGTGGGCGGTGCTGCTCGGCGCCGTCCTGCTGGTGATCATCGAGCTGATCGCGCTGCCGGTGGCGATCTTGAGGAACCTGTCCCGTGACGTGCCGGCGAACAACTTCGGCATCTGCACCGGGTTGTCCACCGGGACCGGTGAGCCCGCGGTCACCGAATGGTTGCAGTCCAAGATCAACATTGCTGCCGGGCTGACCGCCGACGATCCGCCGCTGACCTTCGGGCAGTTGTGGACCGCCGGCCATCGCGCCCCGGCAGGTGGCCCGGACGACGCCGTGCGAGCCGCGCTGCAGGATCCGACCCGGCGTGCCATCGATCTTCGGGTGATCACCACCTGCCTGAGCGAGTCCAGACCGTACGAGCTGCCGTTCGAGTCGACGCGCTTCTTCTACGACGCCGACGAATGGCGACGGATCTTCCCGGCGTCGGTGCTGGCAGCGCTGCAGGCCGCGCCGGCGTCGCGTACGCCGCAGGACCGTGACCCGGTCGCCTGGCAGAGCGAGCATGACCAGGCGTTGCAGCATTCGCCGGGGCTGCGCCGGCTGCCCGATGCCGAGCACCTGCCGATCGTGGTCGCGGTGCGGATGTCGTTGAGCATGCCGATGATGATCTCCGCGGTCCCACTCTGGGCGGTCGAACGAACCGACCTCGGCGGCAACCCCAGGCTCGACCCGACCGGTCCACGACATTTCGAACACGTCTGGTTCTCCGACGGTGGACTGTCCAGCAACTTCCCGGTGCAGTTGTTCGATGCCGCACTGCCGACCCGGCCGACCTATGCGATCAACCTGCAGAGTTTCCCGCCCGGTGTACAGCCGGCCATCGACGAGACCGACGATGCCCGCGACGCGGTGGAATGGGCGCAGGACAACGCCGACGGTCTGGCGCCAAAGATCGCCCGCTGGCCGAGCCGCGGACTTGCCGCGATCCTCGGCTTCTTCGGCGCGATCTACACCTCGTCGAGCAGCTGGCAGGACAACACCCAGCTGAATTTCCCAGGATTCCGGGATCGGATCGTCCGGGTCCTGCAGACCGCACGGGAGGGCGGCATCAACCTGGCGATGAGCGACGCCACCATCGAACGGCTCGCCGGCCGCGGCGAGTATGCCGCGCAGGCGATCATGGACCAGTTCGACCAGCCGCACTATCCGCCACTGGTCGACGGCCGGCCGACCCGGACCGGCTGGGACAACCATCGCTGGGTCCGCTACCGCGCGCTGCTGTCGGTGCTGCCGGCCTGGGCCGAGTCCTACCGCCTCGGCCGCGCCGTACTCGGCGACGACCTGGTGGCCGACCCACCGAGCTACCGGTTCACCGACGCCGACGAGGCGAGACTTGCCGCCGAACTCGACCGGACCATGGCGCGGCTCGCACAACTCGTCGACCAGGCCGATCCGCAGACCGTCGCCGCGCTGGCCGCGCAACCCCGGCCGGTCGGGGCGATCCGCCGGGTGCCACAGATCTGA